Proteins encoded in a region of the Nicotiana tomentosiformis chromosome 9, ASM39032v3, whole genome shotgun sequence genome:
- the LOC138899204 gene encoding uncharacterized protein — protein sequence MAEELEQVVLFEEFLERKFHVGIGLHPDHMYAFIEFLKINASCFAWSHEDMTGILMEISVQNLSLDPNIPPVRQKKRPIAEVGNKFIKEEVTRLLKIGSIREVTPEAFARNI from the exons ATGGCAGAAGAACTGGAGCAGGTTgtattgttcgaagaattcctagaaaggaaattccatgtGGGAATAGGACTGCACCCAGATCACATGTAtgcttttattgaattccttaaaattaatgccagttgttttgcatggtcgcacgaggatatgacaggaatcCTGATGGAGATATCCGTACAAAatttaagcttggatcccaacatacctccggtaaggcaaaagaagcgcCCTATTGCTGAAGTTgggaataaattcatcaaagaagaggtaacccgtttacttaagattggttcaatccgagag gtgacacctgaagcatttgcaagaaacatttga